From Candidatus Kaelpia imicola, a single genomic window includes:
- a CDS encoding DNA polymerase III subunit alpha has protein sequence MIHSDFVHLHLHSQYSLLDGACKIKELIELCNHHKMPAVAVTDHGNLFGAVDFYSKAMAGGVKPLMGAELYLTPGSRFDKSGGIKSRGLHHITLLAKDEDGYRNLVKLVSLGYLEGFYYKPRIDREALSQYSKGLICLSGCLKSEINQALLGGNIQKAKDSISFYKSIFDKDSFYIEMQDQFLPEQRDLIKGALKLAKETGTLYVATNDVHYLRKEHAHAHEVLLAVQTQTTMDNPNRLRFSTDQFYFKSPQEMKELFTEIPEAISNTILIAGRCNVEFEFNKVRLPNFKVSKGYNQREYLSLICRESLSEKYPNITDRVKRRLEYELNVINNLGFTNYFLIVRDFINFAREHDIPVGPGRGSAAGSIVSYLLNITTIDPLKYGLLFERFLNPDRVSMPDIDIDFCYEKRQQVIDYVIEKYGENNVAQIITFGTLQARAAIRDVARALNIPYQEADKIAKLVPQEPDMNIEKAVKIEPALANMMTDAKLKDLINTAKVLEGLARHVSTHAAGVVISGKPLVELIPLYKVPDGEIITGYDMSSIDKVGLMKMDFLGLRTLTMIDECQRIIKRTRGEDVNVENITTDEKDTYRLLSEGDSSGVFQLESSGMRSLLKRLKPDKFEDLIAILALYRPGPLGSGMVDDFIKRKNNEVHISYEHILLKPILSETYGIILYQEQAMQIASDLAGFTMAEADILRRAMGKKLPEMMNEQRDKFIKGAQVNNVRERKAEKIFNLIQKFAGYGFNKSHSTAYAIISYRTAYLKAHYFSEFVTALLCSEMHNTDKLRDYLQYAQKKGLTILGPDVNESFTRFTLVKEDVIRFGLYAVKNVGIHAVESMIGARKEKGRFKSIFDFCKRVDSRAVNKKVIESLIRVGAFDSMGHKRSALLTVLDRALEVAQFFQKDTLKGQLSFFDSDGGSFDVNLEKYIPDIEEWPKEELLKFERNFLGFYISGHPLQEYEDIISRYSTTDTKGLLNLREGSEVTIGGLISFLNKKVTKGENQRMAIMKIEDSEGSINVIAFPEVYSKNADIIVEGNIVFVKGRFMFRGEEPQIVAAEILGVDEAPYKFLSSAFIEIDVSEDIDSKMGPLFEILERYKGEIPLRVVCKEKGADVIFETQQKISVKKELLKEVRDRLGMEIFIR, from the coding sequence ATGATTCATTCAGATTTTGTACACCTTCACTTGCATTCTCAGTATAGCCTGCTGGATGGTGCATGTAAGATTAAGGAGTTAATAGAACTCTGCAATCATCATAAAATGCCTGCAGTTGCAGTGACCGACCATGGCAATCTCTTTGGAGCCGTAGATTTTTACTCTAAAGCGATGGCGGGAGGAGTAAAACCTCTAATGGGGGCAGAACTCTATTTAACTCCTGGTTCCAGGTTTGACAAATCCGGTGGAATTAAGAGCAGGGGACTTCATCATATCACCCTTTTGGCAAAAGATGAAGATGGTTACAGGAATCTGGTAAAACTTGTAAGCCTAGGCTACCTGGAAGGTTTTTACTATAAACCTAGAATAGACAGGGAGGCTCTCTCTCAATATTCCAAAGGTTTGATCTGTTTAAGCGGATGTTTGAAATCAGAGATAAATCAGGCTCTGTTGGGCGGTAATATTCAAAAAGCAAAAGATAGTATCTCTTTCTATAAGAGTATATTCGATAAAGACTCTTTCTACATAGAGATGCAGGATCAATTCTTACCCGAGCAGAGAGATTTAATAAAAGGTGCATTGAAACTTGCCAAGGAGACCGGTACGCTCTATGTTGCGACCAATGATGTGCACTATTTAAGAAAAGAACATGCTCATGCTCATGAAGTTCTCCTGGCTGTCCAGACTCAAACCACTATGGATAATCCAAATAGGTTAAGGTTTAGCACTGATCAGTTTTATTTTAAGTCTCCCCAGGAGATGAAGGAGTTATTTACAGAGATTCCTGAAGCTATATCAAATACTATCTTGATAGCTGGTAGATGTAATGTTGAGTTTGAATTTAACAAGGTTAGGCTGCCTAATTTTAAAGTTTCCAAAGGATATAATCAGAGAGAATATTTGAGCTTGATCTGCCGGGAGAGTCTATCTGAAAAATATCCGAACATAACTGATAGAGTTAAGAGACGGCTGGAATATGAGCTCAATGTCATAAATAATCTTGGTTTTACAAATTATTTTTTAATAGTCAGAGATTTTATAAACTTTGCAAGGGAGCATGATATACCTGTAGGTCCAGGCAGGGGTTCTGCAGCGGGAAGCATTGTAAGTTATCTTTTAAATATCACCACAATAGACCCCTTAAAATATGGATTGCTCTTTGAAAGGTTTCTTAATCCTGATAGGGTCTCTATGCCGGATATAGACATAGATTTCTGTTACGAGAAAAGACAGCAGGTAATTGATTATGTTATTGAGAAATATGGCGAAAATAATGTTGCCCAGATCATAACCTTTGGAACCTTACAGGCCAGAGCTGCAATAAGAGATGTTGCCAGAGCCCTCAATATTCCTTATCAGGAGGCGGATAAGATTGCAAAGTTGGTTCCTCAAGAGCCGGATATGAATATTGAAAAGGCAGTAAAGATTGAACCTGCCCTGGCCAATATGATGACCGATGCTAAATTGAAAGATTTGATTAACACGGCCAAAGTTTTGGAAGGTCTTGCAAGGCATGTCTCTACTCATGCCGCTGGAGTGGTCATAAGCGGTAAGCCATTAGTCGAACTTATCCCCTTGTATAAGGTTCCCGACGGTGAAATCATAACCGGTTATGATATGTCTTCCATTGATAAGGTAGGCCTTATGAAGATGGATTTTCTTGGCCTTAGAACTCTTACGATGATAGATGAGTGTCAGAGAATAATCAAGAGGACCAGGGGTGAGGATGTCAATGTAGAAAACATTACAACAGACGAAAAGGATACCTATAGGCTTCTTTCAGAAGGGGATAGCAGCGGTGTCTTTCAACTTGAGAGTTCCGGGATGCGTTCTTTGCTCAAGAGGTTAAAGCCTGACAAGTTTGAAGACCTGATAGCTATACTTGCTCTCTATAGGCCTGGGCCATTGGGTTCAGGCATGGTAGATGATTTTATCAAAAGGAAGAATAATGAAGTTCATATAAGCTATGAACATATTTTGCTAAAACCTATATTGTCAGAGACTTATGGAATAATACTCTATCAGGAACAGGCTATGCAGATTGCATCCGACTTAGCTGGTTTTACAATGGCTGAAGCAGATATCTTAAGACGTGCTATGGGTAAGAAGTTACCTGAGATGATGAATGAGCAGCGGGATAAATTTATTAAAGGTGCTCAGGTCAATAATGTCAGGGAGAGAAAGGCAGAGAAGATATTCAATTTGATACAGAAGTTTGCCGGCTATGGTTTTAATAAGAGCCACTCTACTGCATATGCAATAATATCTTATCGCACTGCCTATCTTAAGGCTCATTATTTTTCGGAGTTTGTTACTGCGTTGCTATGCAGCGAGATGCACAATACGGATAAATTGAGGGATTATTTACAGTATGCGCAGAAAAAGGGTCTTACGATTTTAGGTCCTGATGTCAACGAGAGTTTTACACGCTTTACTCTTGTCAAAGAGGATGTGATACGCTTCGGGCTCTATGCGGTTAAGAACGTAGGTATTCATGCAGTGGAGTCGATGATAGGTGCTAGAAAAGAGAAGGGCAGATTTAAATCTATATTTGATTTTTGTAAGAGGGTTGATTCCCGTGCTGTAAATAAGAAGGTTATCGAGAGTCTTATAAGGGTTGGAGCTTTCGACTCCATGGGCCATAAACGCTCAGCACTTCTAACTGTTTTAGATAGAGCGCTTGAGGTAGCCCAATTTTTTCAAAAAGATACTCTTAAAGGGCAACTCTCTTTCTTCGATTCAGATGGGGGGTCTTTTGATGTAAATCTGGAAAAATATATTCCCGACATAGAAGAATGGCCAAAAGAAGAGCTGCTTAAATTTGAGAGAAATTTCTTGGGTTTTTACATTTCAGGCCATCCTCTTCAGGAGTATGAGGATATTATAAGCAGATATTCTACGACAGATACTAAAGGTTTGCTTAATCTTAGAGAAGGTTCTGAGGTTACGATTGGAGGATTGATCTCTTTTTTAAATAAAAAAGTTACAAAAGGTGAGAATCAACGCATGGCTATAATGAAGATAGAAGATTCAGAAGGAAGCATCAATGTCATTGCTTTTCCAGAGGTCTACAGTAAGAATGCGGATATTATCGTAGAAGGTAATATAGTTTTTGTAAAAGGGAGATTTATGTTTAGAGGAGAAGAGCCGCAAATAGTTGCGGCAGAGATTCTTGGAGTAGACGAGGCTCCTTACAAGTTCCTTTCATCTGCTTTTATAGAGATAGACGTATCCGAAGATATCGACTCTAAGATGGGCCCGTTATTTGAAATCTTGGAGAGGTACAAAGGTGAAATCCCCTTGAGAGTAGTATGTAAAGAAAAAGGTGCAGATGTGATCTTTGAAACTCAGCAGAAGATAAGTGTAAAAAAAGAACTCTTGAAAGAAGTAAGAGATAGATTAGGAATGGAGATCTTTATTCGTTGA
- the rpmB gene encoding 50S ribosomal protein L28, with the protein MSRVCQMCGKGPTAGRTIKRRGMAKKKGGVGKKTTGISKRRFLPNLQNVKVKVDGKIETIKICTSCISKGKIKKA; encoded by the coding sequence ATGAGCAGAGTATGTCAAATGTGTGGTAAAGGACCAACCGCCGGGCGCACAATAAAGAGGCGTGGTATGGCCAAAAAAAAAGGTGGTGTCGGAAAAAAGACCACTGGAATATCAAAGAGACGATTCTTGCCTAACCTGCAGAATGTAAAAGTTAAAGTAGATGGAAAAATAGAGACTATAAAAATCTGTACATCTTGCATCTCAAAAGGAAAGATTAAAAAAGCTTAA
- the recJ gene encoding single-stranded-DNA-specific exonuclease RecJ, whose translation MSKVWHLRDFDSKKAEVLSANLSISLALSRLLLNRGISEIVEAERFLFHTLYDLYDPYLLKDMGLAVARIKRAIVKGERVMVLGDYDVDGITSLALLYEFFRINSLEPIPYLPHRIDEGYGISDSAVSAAISSKIDLFISVDCGITAIGKIERLKNSGIDVIVIDHHRPKGDLHPPADAIIDPWQRDCNYPDRDLAAVGLVFKVLEAILGIEDKRLLGFLDLVCLGTVADVASLKGENRILVKEGLKILAKTERVGLEKLFNIASLKKEKVSVKNISFVLGPRLNAAGRVDSAEDAFKLLMSKDRTEAEALASKLEESNRKRREIEADILKESLRAVEREIDFSRDNIVIVKGRDWHPGVLGIVASKLADKYYRPSIVFSESDMLLKGSGRSIPDFNIFKAVALCTDILEEFGGHAAACGISLKRENWDNFKDRMSDLTLEAFKDVSLVPKIELDGELDFGRIDDSFFKDLKLLEPFGTENPEPLFLTSSVKVVSNVRPLARNFYKFLVKKGDFSQQVLYKDRDGDNLPKVGELIDIAYIPSIGVWEGVKSVTLFLEDFRLSKGGA comes from the coding sequence ATGAGCAAGGTTTGGCATCTCCGTGATTTTGATTCCAAAAAAGCTGAGGTTCTTAGTGCTAACCTTAGTATCTCTCTTGCTCTTTCCCGTCTTCTTTTAAATAGAGGTATATCTGAAATAGTTGAAGCCGAAAGGTTTCTCTTCCATACTCTCTATGATCTCTATGACCCTTATCTGCTTAAGGATATGGGTTTAGCGGTAGCTAGAATAAAGAGGGCGATAGTTAAAGGAGAGAGGGTTATGGTGTTGGGAGATTATGATGTTGACGGTATAACTTCACTAGCTCTGTTGTATGAATTCTTCAGGATAAACAGTCTTGAGCCTATTCCATATCTTCCACACAGGATAGATGAAGGTTATGGTATCAGCGACTCTGCAGTCAGTGCGGCGATTAGTTCTAAAATAGATCTGTTTATATCTGTTGATTGCGGTATTACCGCAATAGGTAAGATAGAGAGACTTAAAAATTCCGGTATAGATGTCATCGTAATAGACCACCATAGGCCTAAAGGAGACCTTCACCCTCCTGCAGATGCGATAATAGACCCTTGGCAGAGGGATTGCAATTATCCTGATAGAGATCTTGCAGCGGTTGGGCTTGTATTTAAGGTGTTAGAGGCTATTTTAGGTATAGAGGATAAGAGGCTTTTAGGTTTTCTGGATCTTGTATGTCTAGGTACCGTTGCTGATGTTGCATCATTAAAAGGGGAGAACAGGATACTTGTTAAGGAGGGGCTTAAAATTTTAGCGAAGACAGAGAGAGTGGGTTTAGAAAAACTCTTCAATATAGCCTCTTTAAAGAAGGAGAAGGTAAGTGTTAAAAATATATCTTTTGTCTTAGGTCCTAGACTCAATGCTGCAGGAAGAGTTGATTCGGCTGAAGATGCATTCAAGCTTTTAATGTCAAAGGATAGGACTGAGGCAGAGGCTCTGGCTTCTAAGCTTGAAGAGTCTAATAGAAAGCGCAGAGAGATAGAGGCTGACATCCTTAAGGAGTCTTTAAGGGCTGTTGAACGAGAGATTGATTTTTCAAGGGATAATATTGTTATAGTAAAGGGTAGAGATTGGCATCCTGGAGTCTTAGGAATTGTTGCTTCAAAGTTAGCAGATAAGTATTATAGGCCTTCAATAGTTTTCTCAGAGTCTGATATGCTTCTTAAGGGCTCAGGGCGTTCTATTCCCGATTTTAATATCTTTAAAGCTGTAGCGTTATGTACCGATATTCTGGAAGAGTTTGGCGGTCATGCCGCAGCCTGTGGAATATCCTTAAAGAGAGAGAATTGGGATAATTTTAAAGATAGAATGTCTGATCTCACTCTGGAAGCCTTTAAAGATGTCTCTCTGGTTCCTAAAATTGAGCTGGATGGGGAATTGGATTTTGGTCGAATAGATGATAGTTTTTTTAAAGATTTAAAGTTGCTTGAACCTTTTGGAACTGAGAATCCTGAACCCCTCTTTTTGACTTCTTCAGTTAAAGTTGTTTCTAATGTCAGGCCTCTGGCGCGCAATTTCTATAAGTTTTTGGTTAAGAAGGGTGATTTTTCCCAGCAGGTTCTTTACAAGGATAGAGATGGCGATAATTTACCCAAAGTAGGAGAGTTAATAGATATTGCCTATATACCTTCAATTGGCGTCTGGGAAGGAGTCAAGAGTGTTACGCTTTTTCTGGAAGATTTTAGATTGTCTAAAGGTGGTGCTTAA
- a CDS encoding PIG-L family deacetylase, whose protein sequence is MIDSIPRHKKILIFSPHPDDEVVGMGVTICKIAQRGNIFKIAYLTNGERGVFSNIPNYKKKKIRTKEAVKSMAVLGVKEKDLVFLNLPFYANRIPDSEDTEIIYNLLTTFMPDIIFVATDRDPNSTHIMGAQIIDEALVQYSIRTIIYCYKSVWESFNKRDVNFFVGFDDHLMELKALSLREHCSQSGNPDFNSQESSLVQRVLDRDMKLAGSLGLKTKYAEGFLRTESL, encoded by the coding sequence TTGATAGACTCTATTCCCAGGCACAAAAAGATATTAATATTCTCTCCTCATCCCGATGATGAGGTTGTGGGTATGGGGGTAACAATCTGTAAGATTGCCCAAAGGGGAAATATATTTAAGATTGCTTACCTTACAAACGGAGAGAGAGGGGTATTCTCCAATATTCCTAATTACAAGAAGAAAAAAATAAGAACTAAAGAGGCTGTTAAATCTATGGCTGTTTTAGGCGTAAAAGAGAAGGATCTTGTATTTTTAAACTTACCTTTTTACGCCAATCGAATTCCAGACTCAGAAGATACAGAGATTATTTATAATCTATTGACTACATTTATGCCGGATATTATCTTTGTTGCTACGGACAGAGATCCTAATTCTACCCATATTATGGGGGCGCAGATAATAGATGAGGCTCTGGTGCAGTACAGTATAAGGACTATAATATATTGCTATAAGAGTGTTTGGGAGAGCTTCAATAAAAGGGATGTTAATTTCTTTGTTGGGTTTGATGATCACCTGATGGAGCTTAAGGCGCTATCCTTAAGGGAGCATTGCTCCCAGTCAGGGAACCCCGATTTTAATAGTCAGGAGAGCTCTCTCGTCCAGAGAGTTCTGGATAGAGATATGAAGCTTGCCGGCAGTTTAGGGCTTAAAACGAAATATGCCGAAGGTTTTCTGCGTACCGAGTCGTTATGA
- the secD gene encoding protein translocase subunit SecD: MRNVFWKILLILAIVGFSIASLYPLQEKINLGLDLKGGMHLVLRVETEKILEEAREGAVDRALEILRNRIDQFGVKEPVLQKQGKNKILIQLPGIADRDRAVNLIGQTAILEFKLVSSDTELVRRALSGNIPIGYEVRYLNEKLLLLYSNAVLMGEHLVDAEVRFDQSRFNQPIVGLKFDAEGARKFARITADNTGKRLAILLDGKIKSAPVIKERIPSGEAVISGRFGLQEARDLAIVLKAGSLPAPLVIEEERTVGPLMGKDSIVKGFKAIAIGGSAVALFMLLYYLIAGIVALIALILNMVIIFGALGYFGATLTLPGIAGIVLTIGMAVDANVLIYERIREELRLGKPLSASIQSGYQKAFVTILDANLTTLIAALILFQFGTGPIRGFATTLSIGIAASMFTALFVTRVIFDCLTYYGLKRLPMLTFFSATPKLKLISKRHLAYFLSLVFIVVGFFSFYNRGEKNFGIDFTGGILQEYEFKNEVSTNDIRTALSEIGLGDSLIQRVKNTERFIIRTYSGVTEDVISKLRDVFGKDDTIILRTENVGAIVGEDLRKKAISAITFALIAMCIYITIRFKFKFAIAAIIALMHDVLICVGAMSLFQREFSLPVIAALLTIVGYSINDTIVVFARIRENMHFQKKMKFSKLVNLSINQTLSRTFLTSFTTLLTVLSLFLFGGEIINPFSFVLLVGVIVGTYSSVFIASPVVVDWMRGKKS; this comes from the coding sequence ATGAGGAATGTTTTTTGGAAGATATTGTTGATTCTGGCTATTGTCGGTTTCTCTATTGCCAGTCTCTATCCGCTTCAGGAGAAGATTAACCTTGGGTTGGACTTAAAAGGTGGAATGCATCTTGTTTTAAGAGTCGAGACTGAGAAGATTCTTGAGGAGGCAAGAGAGGGAGCTGTTGATAGAGCGCTTGAGATATTAAGGAATAGAATTGATCAATTCGGGGTTAAAGAGCCTGTATTACAGAAGCAAGGCAAGAATAAGATACTGATTCAGCTGCCGGGTATAGCCGATAGAGATAGAGCGGTTAATCTTATCGGTCAGACTGCAATTTTAGAGTTTAAGCTTGTGAGTTCCGATACTGAGCTTGTAAGGAGGGCTTTATCAGGTAATATTCCCATAGGTTATGAGGTCAGGTATCTCAACGAGAAGCTTCTGTTGTTATATAGCAATGCGGTTTTAATGGGTGAACACCTTGTGGATGCAGAGGTAAGGTTTGATCAGTCACGGTTTAATCAGCCTATTGTGGGTCTTAAGTTTGATGCTGAGGGTGCCCGTAAATTTGCCAGGATTACAGCTGATAATACAGGTAAGAGACTTGCAATACTGTTGGATGGGAAGATAAAGTCAGCCCCTGTTATAAAAGAGAGAATACCTTCCGGTGAGGCTGTTATAAGCGGCAGGTTTGGTTTACAGGAAGCAAGAGATCTGGCAATAGTCTTAAAGGCCGGCTCTCTCCCAGCTCCTCTCGTTATTGAAGAGGAGAGAACTGTCGGGCCTCTCATGGGCAAAGATTCCATAGTTAAAGGTTTTAAGGCTATAGCGATAGGCGGTTCTGCAGTTGCGTTATTTATGCTCCTCTACTATCTAATTGCAGGTATTGTTGCCTTAATTGCTCTTATATTGAATATGGTTATAATATTCGGTGCTCTAGGTTATTTTGGCGCTACACTTACTCTGCCTGGGATCGCAGGTATTGTTCTTACTATAGGCATGGCAGTAGATGCCAATGTTTTAATCTATGAAAGGATAAGAGAAGAGTTAAGGTTGGGTAAACCTCTCTCTGCATCTATTCAATCCGGTTATCAGAAGGCTTTTGTTACCATCTTAGATGCTAACCTGACTACTCTTATAGCTGCCCTGATACTATTTCAATTTGGTACCGGTCCGATCCGTGGTTTTGCAACTACCTTAAGTATAGGTATAGCAGCCAGCATGTTTACCGCACTCTTTGTAACCAGAGTTATATTTGATTGTTTGACCTATTATGGTTTGAAGAGATTACCAATGCTTACTTTCTTTTCGGCGACTCCTAAGTTAAAATTAATATCGAAGCGGCATCTTGCTTACTTTCTCTCTCTGGTTTTTATAGTTGTAGGTTTCTTCTCTTTTTATAACAGAGGGGAGAAGAATTTCGGCATCGATTTTACAGGTGGAATTCTTCAGGAGTATGAATTTAAGAATGAAGTTTCAACGAATGATATAAGAACTGCTTTGTCCGAGATAGGGCTGGGAGACTCTCTTATTCAGCGTGTCAAGAATACAGAGAGGTTTATAATCCGTACTTATTCTGGTGTTACCGAAGATGTAATTTCGAAATTAAGAGATGTCTTTGGAAAGGATGATACTATAATCTTAAGGACAGAGAATGTCGGTGCTATAGTGGGGGAGGATTTAAGAAAAAAAGCGATATCAGCTATAACCTTTGCTCTTATTGCGATGTGTATCTATATAACTATAAGGTTTAAATTTAAATTTGCAATTGCAGCAATCATAGCATTGATGCATGATGTATTGATATGTGTCGGAGCTATGAGCCTCTTCCAGCGTGAATTCTCTCTGCCTGTTATTGCAGCACTGCTTACCATCGTCGGTTATTCTATCAATGATACTATTGTTGTCTTCGCCAGAATAAGAGAGAACATGCATTTTCAAAAGAAGATGAAGTTTTCAAAGCTTGTCAATCTTTCAATCAATCAAACCCTGAGCCGTACATTTCTAACTTCTTTTACCACTCTTCTTACGGTCTTATCCCTCTTTCTTTTTGGAGGAGAGATTATAAACCCATTCTCGTTTGTATTGCTTGTGGGTGTAATAGTGGGAACCTACTCTTCTGTCTTTATTGCATCTCCTGTGGTAGTAGATTGGATGAGGGGTAAAAAGAGTTGA
- the yajC gene encoding preprotein translocase subunit YajC — protein MILAQVQAQPNPMATLFPLILIFVIFYFLLIRPQRNKQREHDKMIGSLEKGDSVVTIGGVHGVIQDIKKGEFLLKIDDNTKVLLDRSAIARVKKSSE, from the coding sequence ATGATTTTAGCACAGGTACAAGCACAGCCGAATCCTATGGCTACTCTCTTTCCTTTGATTCTCATCTTTGTTATCTTTTATTTTCTTCTTATCAGACCTCAACGCAATAAACAGAGAGAGCACGATAAGATGATAGGATCTCTTGAAAAGGGGGATTCGGTTGTTACTATAGGTGGAGTGCATGGAGTAATTCAAGATATCAAAAAGGGAGAGTTTCTATTGAAGATAGATGACAATACAAAGGTTCTCCTGGATAGAAGCGCTATCGCAAGGGTCAAGAAGAGCTCCGAATAG
- the tgt gene encoding tRNA guanosine(34) transglycosylase Tgt has product MKKILGLELPLFMPVATQGSVKTLTPSDLREAGYRLILSNAYHLYLRPGVEIIEKAGGLGEFISWDGLILTDSGGYQVFSMADLRKVSDDGVEFSSHIDGSRHFLTPEAVLDIQFKLRSNIIMPLDQPLAYPASRIDAERALDKTLLWAERSKEHFLKYYDFKDKNRPLLFGIIQGATYKDLRERAIEELLNISFDGYAVGGVSVGEPKSLIYEVIDYVASRLGRDKPLYVMGIGTPYDILKGVEVGVDMFDCIIPTRYGRTGTAFTWSGKKVIRNARYKDDMSSLDSECDCSVCRSYNIAYIRHLLNSSEILGLRLLSFHNIYFYSKLMEKIRVVLGEGNLSKLISKMSIFYKEE; this is encoded by the coding sequence ATGAAAAAGATTTTAGGTCTAGAGTTACCGTTATTTATGCCTGTAGCTACTCAGGGTAGCGTTAAGACTCTTACTCCTTCGGATTTAAGAGAAGCGGGATACAGACTTATTCTGTCCAATGCCTACCATCTTTACTTAAGGCCGGGTGTTGAAATTATTGAAAAAGCAGGAGGATTGGGTGAGTTTATCTCCTGGGATGGTTTGATATTAACAGATAGCGGGGGTTATCAGGTCTTTAGCATGGCTGATTTGCGTAAAGTTAGCGATGATGGCGTTGAGTTCAGTTCCCATATTGACGGTTCCAGACATTTCTTAACACCCGAAGCAGTTTTAGATATCCAGTTTAAATTAAGAAGCAATATAATTATGCCTTTAGATCAGCCCTTGGCATATCCTGCATCGAGGATAGATGCCGAGAGAGCCCTTGATAAGACATTACTTTGGGCAGAGAGAAGCAAAGAGCATTTTTTAAAATATTACGATTTTAAAGATAAAAACAGGCCTCTCCTCTTCGGCATTATACAGGGTGCAACCTATAAGGATTTAAGAGAGAGGGCTATCGAGGAGCTTCTCAATATAAGTTTTGATGGTTATGCGGTCGGTGGAGTCAGCGTTGGGGAACCGAAGAGCTTAATATACGAAGTCATAGATTATGTGGCATCAAGACTGGGCAGGGATAAACCGCTCTATGTTATGGGGATAGGAACTCCGTATGATATATTGAAAGGGGTTGAGGTTGGAGTCGATATGTTTGATTGCATTATTCCTACACGCTATGGTAGGACCGGTACTGCCTTTACCTGGAGCGGTAAGAAGGTTATTCGAAATGCAAGATATAAGGATGATATGTCAAGTTTGGATTCTGAGTGTGACTGCTCTGTCTGCCGCAGCTATAATATTGCCTATATAAGACATCTTCTAAACAGTTCTGAAATATTGGGATTAAGACTTTTATCCTTTCATAATATATATTTCTATAGTAAACTTATGGAAAAAATAAGGGTTGTTTTAGGAGAAGGCAATCTAAGTAAATTAATCAGTAAAATGTCTATATTCTACAAGGAGGAATAG